In Vitis riparia cultivar Riparia Gloire de Montpellier isolate 1030 chromosome 19, EGFV_Vit.rip_1.0, whole genome shotgun sequence, the following proteins share a genomic window:
- the LOC117908110 gene encoding 2S albumin-like: MAKLSIFAATLLLLLAISNATVYQTTVITRDDGSEFGQFQGSQSQRCRQQIQGQQFQQCERYVRQQAEQQQGGQGDVLILRGIRNQQQQEQQWLRQCCQALQNMDQQCQCEGLRQIVQRQQGQGQGQGQGQGQREQQQEMMQIAQKLPERCGSGQACQSMQVVWF; encoded by the coding sequence ATGGCGAAGCTCTCAATTTTCGCAGctactctcctcctcctcctagcCATCTCCAACGCCACCGTCTACCAAACCACCGTCATCACCAGGGATGATGGGTCCGAATTTGGGCAGTTCCAGGGGAGCCAGAGCCAGAGGTGCAGGCAGCAGATACAAGGCCAGCAGTTCCAGCAGTGCGAACGGTACGTTAGGCAGCAAGCGGAGCAACAGCAGGGCGGGCAGGGTGACGTACTGATTTTACGGGGCATCCGAAACCAGCAACAACAGGAACAGCAGTGGCTCCGCCAGTGCTGCCAAGCGTTGCAGAACATGGATCAGCAATGCCAGTGTGAGGGTCTCCGCCAGATAGTGCAAAGGCAGCAGGGTCAGGGTCAGGGTCAGGGACAGGGACAGGGTCAGAGAGAGCAGCAGCAGGAGATGATGCAGATAGCACAGAAGCTGCCGGAAAGGTGCGGCTCCGGACAAGCCTGCCAGAGCATGCAAGTTGTCTGGTTCTAG
- the LOC117909495 gene encoding protein translation factor SUI1 homolog — protein MSELDIQIPTAFDPFAEANAEDSGAGSKDYVHIRIQQRNGRKSLTTVQGLRKEFSYNKILKDLKKEFCCNGTVVQDPELGQVIQLQGDQRKNVSTFLVQAGIVKKEDIKIHGF, from the exons ATGTCTGAACTCGACATCCAGATCCCCACTGCTTTTG ATCCGTTTGCTGAGGCAAATGCTGAGGACTCAGGTGCTGGGTCAAAAGATTATGTGCATATCCGCATACAGCAACGGAACGGAAGGAAAAGCCTGACAACTGTCCAGGGTCTGCGAAAAGAATTTAGTTACAACAAGATCCTCAAGGACCTCAAGAAGGAATTCTGCTGCAATGGTACTGTTGTTCAAGACCCGGAACTAGGCCAG GTTATTCAACTTCAAGGTGATCAGCGAAAGAATGTTTCAACCTTTCTTGTGCAG GCTGGCATTGTGAAGAAGGAGGATATCAAGATTCATGGTTTCTGA